CCAGGCCAGGACATCCCCGAAGGCATTGACGTGGCTGTTCCCAGCCTCGGTCACATGGCATCGCTTATCGACGCCACCCGCACCTGCCCCGCCTTCAACCCGCAGGTGTGCCTCAAGCTGGATACGGGAATGAACCGCGGTGGAATCGACGAGGAGGAGTGGAGTGAGGCGTTTTCTCTCGCGGCGCGCGCGGGCCTCAGGGTCACGGGCGTGATGAGCCACCTGGCCTGCGCCGATGAGCCCAGCAACCCCAGCAACGACGTGCAGGCTGAAACGTTCCGCCGCGCGATTGCCCTCGCGCGCAGCCACGGGCTCGACGTCTCGTGCAACCACCTAGCCAATTCCCCGGCCACGATGTCCCGGCCGGATCTGGTGTTTGACCAGGTGCGAGCGGGCCTCGCTCTCTACGGGCTCGACCCCCTCGGCGCGGACGTTCGCGACGGACTGCGGCCAGCGATGCGCTGGGTGGCCACCGTGCTGTCGGTCAAGCGTGTGGCGGCCGGGGAGGGTGTGAGTTACGGGCTGACGTGGCGCGCCCCGTCTGACGGGTACACGGCGGTCGTCTCAGCCGGGTACGCCGACGGTGTTCACCGAGCGTGGCAGGGTTGCCTCGAAGTGGGGATCGGAGGCGACCTTTACCCACAGGTGGGGCGGGTGTGCATGGATCAGATTGTCGTCTGGCTCGCGGACAACCCGGCTGGGGTTGTGGCGGGGGACCAGGCCGTACTGTTCGGGGCGGGGGGACTCGGCGCCACGGAGCTTGCGCGCCGGGCCGGCACCATTAGCTACGAGGTCGTCTGCTCCCCCGGCGGGCGGACGGAACGGACGTACCAGGGAGAGGACCGCCAGTGAAAGAAACGTTTGCTGCACGTGGAACGCGGGTCTGCGAAACGGCCCAGGACACGAAGCGCCTTGGCGCCGAGCTTGGGCAGGCGCTCGAGGCGGGGGACCTCGTCATCCTGCGCGGGCCGCTAGGTGCGGGCAAAACCACTATCACCCAGGGCATCGCCGAGGGCATGGGGGTAACCGGGCGCGTGACCAGCCCGACCTTCGTAATTGCACGCGTACACACGTCCCGTGGGTCCGGTCCCGCCCTGATCCACGTTGACGCGTACCGGCTGATCGGGGAGGGGTCGTCGGGCGACCCCATGGGAGAATTGGATGCACTGGACCTCGATACCGACCTGGCGGACGCAGCCGTCGTCGCCGAATGGGGCGAGGGGTTCGTCGAGCAGCTCGCGGACACCTATCTTTTGCTCACCCTTGACCGCGAGACGGAGGCGCGGGTCGTGTCTTGGGAGGTGGTCAGTCCGTGTCCGGAGGGCGATGTAGGGTAGAAAACTATGTTGAAGCTCACCACAACGCAGCGTAACTGGGTTGTCCTCGCACTCGGCGCCTGGCTGCTCCTCCTCGTGTCGATGGCGCTGGTCGCCGCGTCAAAGCCCGCGGCGACGGCGGCCCCGTCCTACACCAACTCCCTGCAGCAGAGCCTCGCGGCCATGGAGCCGGCTGAGGGAGACGCGGTGGTGAGCCAGATGGTTGACCCGTCGCGGGTGTACGACGACAACTACGCCGGGTACATCACGCTGTGCCCAGACGAGCCCGCCTCGCTCATCCAGGACAAGATCGATCAGCTTGGTATCAACGAGGCGGATGTCAACCTCTCGGGCAAGTACGGCTACGTCGTTCTCCTCCCGTCCGAGGGCGAGCAGGTCTCGCTGGACAAGGTTGACCTTCGCGCGGTGAATGTTTGCACGATGACGATGGATCAGGCCTACGCGATCAACGCCCCGCTGCCCTTCTACCAGGACAACGGGACCTGGACGCTCGGAGCGAACTCGCAGTGATTGCGCTAGCCCTCGACACCGCGACAACGGACCTCGTGGCGGGTGTCGTGGATGTGGGGGAAGAAGGAGCGGTAACGCTCGCGGAGTCAGTGACCCCCACCAGGTCGCACAACGAGCTGCTCGTGCCCGCGGTCTCTCGGATCCTCGGGGAGGCGAACGTGGCGTTCCCCGACCTCGACGCCATCGTCGTCGGTTGCGGGCCCGGCCCTTTCACGGGACTGCGCGTGGGCATGGCCACCGCCTCCGCTTTCGGCCAGGCCCTAGGACTCCCCGTGCACGGCGTTGCAACCCATGACGCCGTGGCATCGCTTGTCGACGCGCGCCGCACCCTCGTCATCACCGACGCCCGCCGCCGTGAGGTGTACTGGGCGCGTTACGAGTCGGGTCGTCGCGTCGCCGGCCCCGACGTATGCGCTCCGGCGCTGCTCGCGGCCCAGGGGCCCGTTGATCTCGTGAGCGTCCCGGAACACCTCGTAGACGATGTCCCGGCAGAGGCGCAGCGCATCACCTACGTCGCGCCCCGCGCCGCGGGCCTCGTGGCGGTTGCGGATTTCTCCTCCGAGCCCGGCCCGCTTGTCCCTCTCTACCTGCGGCGGCCGGATGCGGTGGAGCCGAAGCTCGGCCCCCCGTCGCCGGCGCTGCCCGTTCAGAGGGCGGAGCAATGAAGCTGCGCGAGCTGAGGATCGCAGACGCGACGCGCGTCGCCGAGATCGAAGCGGTGCTCTTCGCCGGCGACAGCCCGTGGCCACGCACAGTCTTTGCCGCTGAGCTCGCCCAGCCGTACACCTTCTACGTTGGCGCATTCACGGGCGAAGATGACGATGAGCTCATCGGTTACGCCGGGGTGGCGAAGCTCGGCCCCCGCGACGACCCCGAGTTCGAGGTGCACACAATCGGGGTGGACCCGAGCCACCAGGGGAAAGGAGTGGGAAGGATCCTCATGGACCAGCTGGTTCACGCGGCGGATCAGTACGATGCTCCCATGTTCCTCGAGGTCCGCACGGACAACATCCCCGCGCGGCGGATGTACGAGAGTTACGGTTTTTTCACCCTGGCCACGCGGAAGAACTACTACCAGCCATCGGGGGCCGACGCGTTTTCGATGATGAGACACAGGGCGAGCGAAAGGGCGACGTCGTGATTGTTGTGGGGATCGAGTCCTCCTGCGATGAAACAGGGGTCGGCGTGGTGGGGCTCCACCCCGATGGGTCCATGGAGGTCCTCGGAGACGCGGTGGCGTCGTCAATGCAGCTCCACGCGAGGTTCGGTGGGGTCGTGCCGGAGATTGCCTCGCGCGCCCACCTGGAGGCGATGCCCCAGGTCATGGCGGAAGCCCTGCGCCAGGCGGGCGTCGAAAAGCCGGACGCCGTGGCCGCGACCGTGGGACCTGGGCTCGCCGGTGCGCTGCTGGTCGGGGCATCAGCCGCGAAGGCCTATGCGGCAGCCTGGGGGGTCGACTTTTACGGGGTTAACCACCTGGGTGGTCACGTGGCCGTCGCCAACTTGGATGGCGCGGGAACGCTGCCGCATTCGGTAGCGCTGCTTGTCTCGGGCGGGCACACCCAGCTGTTGGAGGTCGCTGCCGTCGGCAAGCCAATGCGGGAGCTTGGCTCGACGCTTGACGACGCCGCCGGCGAAGCCTACGACAAGGTAGCGCGGTTGCTTCGCCTGGGTTACCCAGGCGGGCCCGTCATCGACCGGCTCGCGGCGGAGGGGGACAAGAACGCGATTCATTTCCCGCGCGCCTTGAGCCGAGCCGAGGACCTGAGGGGCCCCCACCGCTACGACTTTTCGTTCTCCGGCCTCAAGACCGCGGTGGCACGGTACGTCGAAGCCGCGGAGCGAGAGGGGCGCGTCATTTCGGTGGAAGACGTATGCGCGTCATTCCAGGAGGCCGTCTGCGACGTCCTCACTGCGAAGGCAGTGATGGCCTGCGAGGACACGGGGGCGCGGACTCTCCTTATTGGCGGGGGAGTGGCGGCCAACACGAGGCTGCGGGACGTGGCCGGCCAGCGGTGTGCGGCGCGTGGGATCGAGCTGCGGGTCCCGCGGTTCGGCCTCTGTACCGACAACGGGGTGATGATCGCGGCGCTCGCTGCGCAGCTGATTCATGAGGGAGGGCGGCCGAGCGACTTTTCCGTCGCCACGGACTCGTCGTTGGACGTGGCAGTGCCCCTGGTGTGAGCCGCGCGTTCGCGCTGACGAGCGGGCGTAGTCCGTGTAGCGTACCGGGCAGAATCCCTACTCACGGAAAGGTTGCGGTCAACCATGAGCGACGAGCCACACCACACCCCGATTGTCACGATTGATCCTGAGCAGGCGGACCGGGAGCGTTTCGGCTTCTTGGTTAACCCCGACCTGACCTACCGACGCATTGTGTTCGATCTTGAAACCGCCCACCGCTTCCTCGGCGGTCTTACCGACGACTTTGTGGAGGTCGCTTTCGTGCAGCAGGGTTCGCGTTTCCACGCCATCTTCAACCCCGCCGCGGGCCAGCAGGGGGCGGAGCCTAACCCCGTCGCCTCCCTCGCGCGGAACACCGCGGCCACGGACAACCCCAACTTTCTCACGGACCCGTCGCGCGCCATCCTGGGCCCCGTCATCTTCGCCTCTAAGGAGGGAAAGAGCGTGGATGAGGCCACGATCGAGTCCGTCGAGCAGGCCATCCGCGCCGTCCGGAACTACCGGTTGGACAACGCGGAGGAGTACGAGCTGTGGCGAAATGCCGTGCTCAACAGGGTTGCCGAGAGCTAGCTTCACGCCTCTGGGTTGAGGTTGTCACCTAGCACTCACGAGGGTAGAGTGCTAACAGGTTGTTTCGAGGACAGTTGTTCACCCGCGACGACGGCTGGGCCCGCAAAGAACCGCTGGAAACAGACAATTTTCAACTCACCAGGAAAGGTCGTTGATCATGGCAAACGTCAACATCAAGCCACTCGAAGACAAGGTCCTCGTCCAGATCGCCGAGGCTGAGACCACCACTGCGTCCGGCCTGGTCATCCCCGATTCGGCCGCTGAGAAGCCGCAGGAAGCCGTCGTCATCGCCGTGGGCCCGGGTCGCTTGGACGACAACGGCAACCGCGTAGCCGTCGACGTGAAGGAGGGCGACACCGTCGTCTTCTCCAAGTACGGCGGAACCGAGCTGAAGTACAACGGGGAGGAGTACCTTCTCCTGTCCGCTCGCGACCTGCTGGCCGTCGTCGAAAAGTAAGAGTGAGGGCGTAGCCACACATGGCAAAACTAATTGCTTTTGACCAGGAGGCCCGCGAGGGCATCCAGCGCGGTGTAGACATCCTCGCCGACGCCGTGAAGGTCACGCTCGGCCCAAGGGGGCGCAACGTCGTCCTGTCTAAGGCCTGGGGCGGGCCGACCGTGACTAACGACGGCGTGACCATCGCTCGGGACATCGACCTTGACGATCCCTTTGAGAACCTCGGTGCCCAGCTGGTCAAGTCCGTCGCGGTGAAGACGAACGACGTGGCCGGTGACGGCACGACGACCGCAACGCTGCTCGCCCAGGCCCTCGTCGCCGAGGGGCTGCGCAACGTCGCCGCCGGTGCGAACCCGATCGAGCTGAACAAGGGCATCCTCGCCGCGGCCGAAAAGGCTGTTGAGGAGCTCAAGCGGCGCGCCACCGACGTGTCCTCCTCCGCGGAGATCGCCAATGTGGCCACCGTCTCCTCCCGCGACGCGGAGATCGGGGAGATGGTCGCTGGGGCGATGGACAAGGTGGGCAAGGACGGTGTCCTCACGGTCGAGGAATCCCAGTCCATGGAGTCCTACATCGACCTGACCGAGGGCATTTCCTTTGATAAGGGCTTTTTGTCTCCCTACTTCATGACGGATCCCGACGCCGGCCAAGCGGTGCTCGAGGGCGCGCGCGTCCTCCTCGTCCGCAACAAGGTGTCCTCGCTGCCCGACTTCCTGCCGCTGCTGGAGCAGGTGGCCAACGAGTCCGTGCCGCTGCTCATCGTCGCGGAGGACGTCGACGGGGAGCCGCTGCAGACCCTGGTGGTCAACACCATCCGCAAGACGCTCAAGGTCGTCGCCGTGAAGTCGCCGTACTTCGGCGAGCGCCGCAAGGCCTTCATGGACGACCTGGCAGTGGTCACGAACGCGACGGTCATCGACCCTGAGGTTGGCATCAACCTCAAGGACGTGACCCTGGACCAGCTGGGTTCGGCACGGCGCGTGACCGTCAATAAGGATGAAACGGTCATCGTCGACGGCGCGGGCACCGCAGAGGCCGTTGAGGAACGCCGCCAGCAGATCCGCCGCGAAATCGAGTCGACGGATTCGACGTGGGACAAGGAGAAGGCTGAGGAACGCCTCGCCAAGCTCTCCGGTGGTGTCGCCGTCCTGCGCGTCGGCGCTGCGACGGAGACGGAGCTCAACGAGCGCAAGCTGCGCGTCGAAGATGCAATCAACGCGGCCCGCGCCGCGGCCCAGGAGGGCATCATCGCGGGCGGTGGGTCCGCTCTCGTGCAGATCTCCAAGGAGCTCGAGGCCTTTGCCGACGACTTCGAGGGCGAGCAGAAGACCGGGGTACTCGCGGTCTCGCGCGCGCTGACAAAGCCCGCGTACTGGATTGCGGAAAACGCGGGTCTGGACGGCGCGGTTGTCGTCGCTAAGATTGCCGAGCTCGGCAACGGTGCAGGCTTCAACGCCGCCACCTTGGACTACGGCAACCTGGTGGAGCAGGGCATCATCGACCCGGTCAAGGTCACCCACTCCGCAGTGGTCAACGCCGCGTCCGTCGCGCGGATGATCCTCACCACCGAGGCATCCGTGGTGACCAAGTCCGCTGAGGACAACGAGGCCGGTCACGCGCACTAGCGGGTCTTACTTGGAGGAGACCGCGGCGACCTTCATGCCGCCGCGGGATCCGCCGCGCAACACCGCCTGGCGCTCGGATTCACTCATCCCGCCCCAGATGCCGTAGGGCTCGGCGACCTTCAGCGCGTGGTCCCGGCACTGGGAGAGAACGGGGCAGGTGTAGCAGATCGCCTTCGCGCGGTTCTCGCGCTGAGTCCGCGCCCGCCCGCGCTCCCCGTCTGGGTGGTAAAAGATTTCTGAGGCTTCGCCGCGGCACGCGCCGAGCAACTGCCAGTCCCAAAAGTCGGCGTTGGGGCCAGGGAGCTGGTGGGGCTGAGACATGAAAGGAATCTCCTTAGTCACGTTTTATCCTGTGCTGGTGCGGCGCACCGCTTTGGGATATTCGTCCGCCCGGGTTAACGGCGCGTGGCGCGCCGGTAACGCACAGTTTGAACTGGCGCCCACATTCTCAAAATCCGTGTGATTACCTGGGTGTTTGATTAAGGTTAAAGGTGGGTGAATTTCTCGATAGCCCGATCTCAATGCCCGGGTGGAAGCCGGTTGCGTAATATCAGTTGAGATGCGCAGTTGTGGCAACTGCACGGAGCGACGTTGAGGAAAGGGGGGGTCCGCGCCCGTGAACCCCCCCGTGAACC
The nucleotide sequence above comes from Corynebacterium capitovis DSM 44611. Encoded proteins:
- the alr gene encoding alanine racemase is translated as MSLLATCIDLSAIAHNMRTVKAAAGGARVMCVVKADAYNHGAREVVPVLDRHGADAFGVATFAEARAVRAVTDKPVLAWLWAPGQDIPEGIDVAVPSLGHMASLIDATRTCPAFNPQVCLKLDTGMNRGGIDEEEWSEAFSLAARAGLRVTGVMSHLACADEPSNPSNDVQAETFRRAIALARSHGLDVSCNHLANSPATMSRPDLVFDQVRAGLALYGLDPLGADVRDGLRPAMRWVATVLSVKRVAAGEGVSYGLTWRAPSDGYTAVVSAGYADGVHRAWQGCLEVGIGGDLYPQVGRVCMDQIVVWLADNPAGVVAGDQAVLFGAGGLGATELARRAGTISYEVVCSPGGRTERTYQGEDRQ
- the tsaE gene encoding tRNA (adenosine(37)-N6)-threonylcarbamoyltransferase complex ATPase subunit type 1 TsaE codes for the protein MKETFAARGTRVCETAQDTKRLGAELGQALEAGDLVILRGPLGAGKTTITQGIAEGMGVTGRVTSPTFVIARVHTSRGSGPALIHVDAYRLIGEGSSGDPMGELDALDLDTDLADAAVVAEWGEGFVEQLADTYLLLTLDRETEARVVSWEVVSPCPEGDVG
- the tsaB gene encoding tRNA (adenosine(37)-N6)-threonylcarbamoyltransferase complex dimerization subunit type 1 TsaB — its product is MIALALDTATTDLVAGVVDVGEEGAVTLAESVTPTRSHNELLVPAVSRILGEANVAFPDLDAIVVGCGPGPFTGLRVGMATASAFGQALGLPVHGVATHDAVASLVDARRTLVITDARRREVYWARYESGRRVAGPDVCAPALLAAQGPVDLVSVPEHLVDDVPAEAQRITYVAPRAAGLVAVADFSSEPGPLVPLYLRRPDAVEPKLGPPSPALPVQRAEQ
- the rimI gene encoding ribosomal protein S18-alanine N-acetyltransferase, which codes for MKLRELRIADATRVAEIEAVLFAGDSPWPRTVFAAELAQPYTFYVGAFTGEDDDELIGYAGVAKLGPRDDPEFEVHTIGVDPSHQGKGVGRILMDQLVHAADQYDAPMFLEVRTDNIPARRMYESYGFFTLATRKNYYQPSGADAFSMMRHRASERATS
- the tsaD gene encoding tRNA (adenosine(37)-N6)-threonylcarbamoyltransferase complex transferase subunit TsaD codes for the protein MIVVGIESSCDETGVGVVGLHPDGSMEVLGDAVASSMQLHARFGGVVPEIASRAHLEAMPQVMAEALRQAGVEKPDAVAATVGPGLAGALLVGASAAKAYAAAWGVDFYGVNHLGGHVAVANLDGAGTLPHSVALLVSGGHTQLLEVAAVGKPMRELGSTLDDAAGEAYDKVARLLRLGYPGGPVIDRLAAEGDKNAIHFPRALSRAEDLRGPHRYDFSFSGLKTAVARYVEAAEREGRVISVEDVCASFQEAVCDVLTAKAVMACEDTGARTLLIGGGVAANTRLRDVAGQRCAARGIELRVPRFGLCTDNGVMIAALAAQLIHEGGRPSDFSVATDSSLDVAVPLV
- the groES gene encoding co-chaperone GroES, whose protein sequence is MANVNIKPLEDKVLVQIAEAETTTASGLVIPDSAAEKPQEAVVIAVGPGRLDDNGNRVAVDVKEGDTVVFSKYGGTELKYNGEEYLLLSARDLLAVVEK
- the groL gene encoding chaperonin GroEL (60 kDa chaperone family; promotes refolding of misfolded polypeptides especially under stressful conditions; forms two stacked rings of heptamers to form a barrel-shaped 14mer; ends can be capped by GroES; misfolded proteins enter the barrel where they are refolded when GroES binds) translates to MAKLIAFDQEAREGIQRGVDILADAVKVTLGPRGRNVVLSKAWGGPTVTNDGVTIARDIDLDDPFENLGAQLVKSVAVKTNDVAGDGTTTATLLAQALVAEGLRNVAAGANPIELNKGILAAAEKAVEELKRRATDVSSSAEIANVATVSSRDAEIGEMVAGAMDKVGKDGVLTVEESQSMESYIDLTEGISFDKGFLSPYFMTDPDAGQAVLEGARVLLVRNKVSSLPDFLPLLEQVANESVPLLIVAEDVDGEPLQTLVVNTIRKTLKVVAVKSPYFGERRKAFMDDLAVVTNATVIDPEVGINLKDVTLDQLGSARRVTVNKDETVIVDGAGTAEAVEERRQQIRREIESTDSTWDKEKAEERLAKLSGGVAVLRVGAATETELNERKLRVEDAINAARAAAQEGIIAGGGSALVQISKELEAFADDFEGEQKTGVLAVSRALTKPAYWIAENAGLDGAVVVAKIAELGNGAGFNAATLDYGNLVEQGIIDPVKVTHSAVVNAASVARMILTTEASVVTKSAEDNEAGHAH
- a CDS encoding WhiB family transcriptional regulator, coding for MSQPHQLPGPNADFWDWQLLGACRGEASEIFYHPDGERGRARTQRENRAKAICYTCPVLSQCRDHALKVAEPYGIWGGMSESERQAVLRGGSRGGMKVAAVSSK